In Synergistota bacterium, the genomic stretch TAAATTTAAGAGTTGAACGCTCATGGAAAAATTATGAAGCTTTCATAGAGGGAGAACTTACAAGCGAAAATTACTTTGACACCGGAGGTTTAGTGAAATTTAATGATTGGTGGACAGTGAACTTGGGACTTTCTTATAGGTTTTCTGAAAAAGAAAAGCTTACCTTAACCATAAACAATATAACAGATAACCAAAGATTCAGAACTAAGCCTGCTTTTGGTTTTGGTCCCGAAAAAATTGCAGATTATCCCCCTGTTGGAAGAAACTTTTATTTAACCTACATCAAAAACTTTTAATATAAAGGAGGTGATTTTTAAATGGAGCTAAAAAGAAAAACATTTTATTTGCTAATTCTATTTCTCATACTAATACCTCTTTGGGGATGCGTCGGAGTAGGAGAGGGTAATTGGACACCCTCTAATCTCTTTGCCTTAATAGTTGGGGTTGACTCAGGGTATACTAGTGGTAATCTTTCCTCAGTTGACCTTATAGGAGAAAGCTTCCATACCCAAAATATCCTATCAGGCTTTAGCGGAGATACTATAATAAAAACCTTCAAAAAATATGCTTTTATCGTAGAAAGACCATCCTGGGGAACTATACCTTCACCAACCAAAGTTTATGAAGCAGGTAGGTGGGAAAGACCTATAAAGGAATACACACTAGGCAAAAATATATACGATATGGTTTTCCTAGGTGAAGATAAGGCTTACGCTATTCCATGGGGAGAACCTTTTATCCAAAAAATTAATCCATTGACAGGAGAGGAAATTAGGAGGATCGATTTATCTGTATATTCCTATGGTAATGATAATTCACCCAATTCAACTAAAGGCTTAGTTGCTGAAGGGAAGCTGTTTATCATACTCCAGCGATTTGATTCAGGATCTTTCGATTATGCACCTGGAACTGTAGTTATAATTGATCTAGATTCAGATACCATCAAAAGAGCTTTAACTCTTAATGGCAAAAATCCTATGGATATGGAATACCATAATAGAAAAATCTATATAGTTGAAACTGGAAACTATTTTAATCCTAATGATGATATTATAGATGTGATAGACTTGAACAAGGATGACTTAAAAGCTGAAAAGCTATGTGACAACCCACTTAACGATATGGATATATATTCTCTTGAGATAACCGAAAAAGGGGAAGCATATATTTTGGGAGGGGATTGGTATACATGTAAAGTCTTTAAAATTAATCTTCACACTGGAATCTTAGGAAATGAGATTTACGAGGGAGGGTATATCACAAATATAAAATATGATCCTTATTCAAAATACCTATTCATATTGGACAGGGGTAGGGGCAATGGAGATGGAAAGCTCATAATATATGATACAGAGGAAGAAAAAATTATTAAAGAGATACTCGAGGAGAATTTAGGCTATCCTCCCTACTCTATAGATATCTTAGCTTTTGACTAATAAGAAACTTGGAGGGGTTTGAGACTCTTCCCCGCCCGCTCCCCCTGAGGAAAAGGGTCTCTTTCCCCTCCAAACTTACTTATTTATTTAATATATAAGAAATCCTAATCTTTTTCAAGGGAGAGTTATCAACATGGAATGGTTTAACAAAGGTGGGCTTTTAATGTATCCTATTCTCTTATGCTCCATCTTTGCATTTGCTATATTCTTAGAAAGATTTTTCCTTTTAATAAACAAAAAGAAAACAATAGGAGCCTTTAAAAAGGAATTAGAAAGTTTGGTTAAAGAAAAACCTTTTAATGTGAAAGAGCTAAAAGAGATTCTAGATATATTGATAGAGGTAGAAGTTAAAAGATTATCCAGAGGCATAGGTGCTCTAGCTCTAATAGCAAGAGTTAGCACTTTACTTGGCCTTCTTGGAACAGTTTTAGGAATGATTGAGGTTTTTAAAAAGATAGCTGAGGGGAAGCTTGGCGACCCCGAAGCTTTGGCTAGTGGCATATGGGTTGCCCTTTTGACTACCGTATTTGGCTTATCTGTTGCTATCCCGTCAGTATTCATGCATGGTATTCTCTCTTCTTTGGTTTCTAGGAAAGAGGAAGAATTTACAAAATTGGGAGAGGAAATTCTAAAGGACTATCCTAAAAATGAAAGGTAGACTAATTGTCATCCTTATCATATTTTTCTGTCTAAAAACCTCTATATTATGGGGAATCACTATCGAAGGACCATTCAGCTATAGAATAAATCTTGACACTCCTGTAAAAAGAATTGTCTCTCTTTCTCCAGCTATAACAGAAACTTTATTCGCAATAGGAGCCGGAACTAAAATAGTGGGAGCCACTATTTTTGATAACTACCCTGAAAAAGCAAAATTAATACCGCGAGTTGGTGATTTTTCTAACCCAAACTTAGAAAAAATACTTCAACTGAAACCGGACCTTGTTATAGGTATAGTTAACATACACGAAAAACTTCTGATAAAGCTCCTGAATTTAGGCATACCATGTTATGCTTTTAAACTATATACTTCTTTAGAAGAGCTTTACTTATCCATAGACATCTTAGGTAAGTTTACTGGCATGGAAAAGGAAGCAAAAGAGTTAATCAGAAATATAAAAGATGAGTTTAAAATCTTATCAGAGAAAAGCAAGAAACTAGAAAAACGACCACGGGTCTTTCTCGCTATATGGGATTCACCTCTTACCACAGTAAGTAAAAAAAGCTATATTAACGAACTTATCGAGATTGCGGGTGGAGAAAATATAGTTTCTGAAACAGATGTTTTCTTTCCTATTTATAGCTTAGAAAAACTTATCAAAATCTCTCCTGATATAATAATAGTTGCAGAAGGAGAAGGAAGCATGGGAGTAAGTAAGGAACGACTACTTAAGGTTCTAGATGGAAAGGGATTAGAAGCTGTGAAAAAAGGAAATGTATTTGAAATCAATGGAGATATCATTTTCAGACTATCTCCTAGAGTTTTAGAGGGAGCCAGAACCTTATACGAAATCTTTAAAAAATGGTCAGAAAAAGAAGAGTGAAAGAGGAAGAAACTTTTTTAGATCTTACACCACTGATAGATATAATATTTCAACTTATAATATTCTTTGTGCTTACAACAGCCTTTGCTCCCTTCGCTATAAGAGTTGACCTTCCAAAAGCACAATCCTCTCCACTCAAAGAAGAAAGGTCAATAATGATAAATATAACGAAAGACGAAAGGATTTTCTGGAAAAACGAGGAAATCAATATGGAGGAGCTTTTAAGGAGAGTAGAAATTAACAATAAAAATATTGTCTATCTCATAAAAGGAGATAAAGGCGTAAAATATGGTAAGGTAGTAGAGTTATTAGACAAGCTTAAGAAAAAAGGCATAGAAAAGGTGGGATTAGTTGTTGAACCAGAAAGCTAGATTTTCTATATTTTTTCTTTCATCTCTTATATTTCACTTACTTATACTTCAATGTCTCACTTTTCCACGCATTCCTTTAGAAAAAAAAGTATTACAGGTAACCCTCGTCGAGAACACTACAAAACACCTTATAAAGGGAGAAGAGTTTTTAAAAGGCGGTACCACAAAGCATTGGAAAACAGATAAAAGTTTTAATATTCTTTCAGATGTCAAGTTAAGCATTAGAAATATATCTACGAATAAAGCCTTTCTAAACTTAAAAGTTACAGTTAAATCTCAAAACGCTAAATACCAAAAACCTTTCAAAAAAGAGGCAAACAAGATAGCTTCACAAGAAGAAACAAAGGAAAATGTAAAGCAAAGTCTAGAAAGAAGAGAAATTGCTACCACTCAGGAAAGGGAACTGAAATCTGAAAAAGAATCTGAAGAAATGCTATTCATTCCTCCAAAACCTATAAATTCAAGAAAACCAGCTTATCCCTTACTCGCAAGGAAAATGAAATACGAAGGAATAGTAGTTTTAGATATAGAAGTTTTACCTGACGGAAGCGTAGGAGAAGTTAAAATAGTGGAATCTTCAGGGTATGAACTACTTGACAAGGCTGCCTCTGAAGAGGTTAAAAATTGGCAATTTATTCCAGCTTATAGAAATGGTAAACCCGTAAAGAGCATAGTAAGGCAGAAAGTAATTTTCAAACTCAAATGAGGATTAGAAAATTTTCTATCTTTCTTTTTTTACTTTTCACATTATTCTTTTCCTTATATAAAGGCCCTGTAAAGCTTACCTTAGAGGAGATTCTTAACGGATCACCGATATTTTGGCAAGTTAGGCTTCCTCGAACAGTTCACGCTCTTATAGTAGGAGCTTCATTAGCTATATCCGGCTCCGTTTTACAGGCTGTTTTTAGAAATCCATTAGCTGAACCGTACTTTCTTGGTATATCCTCTGGAGCTGCAGTTGGAGCTGCTATAAGCACTCTTTTAAAAACTAACTGGAGCCTTGAATTAACCTCCTTTATAGGAGCTATTCTTTCATTTCTTTTAGTTTACAAGGTTTCTGTTTATAATGGATTTTTGTCCACAGAGAGACTTCTTCTTTCAGGAATTGGTGTAAGCGCTTTTCTCTCCGCCTTAATAGGTTTTTTGCTTTACTTTAAAGGAAATGACTTTCACGGATTATTGTTTTGGCTTTGGGGAAACCTTGGAATCTCCTCATGGAACAACATAATTAGAATCACACCAGTTTTAGTAATATCATCAATATTTATTCTGAGATATTCTCAAGAACTTAATTTAATATTGTGGGGAGATGAACACGCTTCTCAAATGGGAGTGGACTCTATAAAAATTAAGAAGGAACTTGTGATACTTTCTTCCCTTCTAGCAGCTGTTTCTGTATCTTCAAGCGGGATAATAGGCTTTGTAGGGTTAGTAATACCTCATATGGTAAGACTTGTCATCTCTCCCGATCATAGAAAGCTCCTTCCCTTTTCAGCGCTACTAGGAGGGAGCTTTTTGTTATTCACGGACACAATGGCAAGGATATTAATCCCTCCCATTGAAATACCTGTAGGTATAATTACAGCATTGCTGGGTTCACCATTTTTCATATATCTTCTTATAAGAGGAAAGAACAATGCTTCAAGTTAAAGATCTATATGCCGGCTATAATAATAAGGCTATAATAAAAAACATAAACTTTAGCCTAAAAGAGGGGGATATTTTAGTCCTACTGGGGCCTAATGGTTCCGGAAAAAGCACGGTTATAAAGACCATGTCCGGTATTCTTAAACCCTTCAAAGGAAATATCATGTTTAACGATACCGACCTTATATCTCTTAAACCCCGCGATAGGGCAAAGATAATTGCTACTTTGCCACAATCGCTAAGTTTTGATTTTCCTTTTTCAGTTGAGGAGGTAGTTGCTATGGGACGCTATCCCCATCATGGAAAAGGAAAAGAAATAGTAGAATGGGCTATAGAAAGGCTTGACCTTCAAAATCTAAGAAAAAGAAAAATAACATCTTTAAGTGGGGGAGAGTTTAAAAGAGTTGTTATAGCAAAAACCCTAGCCCAATCCTCTAAAATACTCCTTCTTGATGAACCTATGAATAATTTAGATTTAAAACATCAATTTCTTTTATACGACATACTGGTAGAACTGTCAAACAATGGATCTATTATTATCTGCGCACTTCATGATATAAATATAACCTTCGCTTTAGCATCCTCAGTGATGCTTCTAAAAGATGGTGTTCCTTTAGCTTTCGGTCTACCTAAAAGTGTGCTGACTCCTGAACTTTTAGAAGAGGTTTTTCAGATCAAGTTTTCAATTTGTGATAGATGTGGAAGCTTCCTTTCTTCTCATCAACCACAAGATTGTCATTACACCAATGCTAATAATTATTAAAACTGGATTAAGCGTTGAAGTAACCAAGGCAAGAACCCCTATAACTACCCTAAGTAATAAATTGATTTTACCTTTAAAATACCCAGTTACTGCTACTCCAAGCATATACATCATTAAGATGGTTACCGAAAGGAGGAAAAGTATTTTAAGGATTACCATTACATTCCAAGTTTTTATAGTTATTAAGAACATCTCAGGGTTTAGAAAATAAATATACGGCCCTATAAAACCAGCTAGAGCATACCTTACTGAGTTTTTCGAGGTTTGCCAGAAATCTCCTCCAGCAAGAGCGGAACCAGCATAAGAAGCCAAAGCAACTGGAGGAGTAAGATCGGCCAAAATACCAAAGTAAAATACAAAAAAGTGAGCGGCAAGCAAAGCCACAGGTGTACCATAGCCAAGCACTCTTTCCATATATATTCCTCCTGTTTCTGCCACAGCCTTATATACCGCAGGAGCAGCAACAAGAGAAGTTATAACATAATTTGCAGTTGTAGGAACACCCATGCCAAGTATCAAACTAAAAACCATACTCATTATAAGTATCAATATTAAAACGCCACCTGTAAGATCCACAAGCTTATAACCAAGACTTGTTACAAGTCCAGTCATAGTAAGAACTCCTTGGATTAAACCAGCACTCGCAGCCGCAAGCATTATAGATGTACTCGTCCTTCCAGCATCTATCATAGACTCAAAAGTCGCCTTAAACATAGCTTTACCCTGATCGCTTTTAGAAAACCATCCAATCAATAGCGAAAATACAATACCAAATACCCCACTCATAAACAAAACAGATTCTTTTCTGATACCCATATACTTTACTAAAGCTAGGAAACCGATAAAAAGAAAGCTCATGAAAAACTTTTCGTTAAAACTTATGCTTCTCTTATAAGTTAGTCCTGCAATGACAAGAAAAAGCAAGAAAACAAAAAGAACAAAAGAGACAGGCTTAGCAATTTTATCCTCAGTAAACATAAGGAGAGTTGTAAAAAGCAAGATAATAGAATATATCTTTTCGCTTCCTGAGATCTCATCCTTAGATATCCACGCTACCCATATAGCTATACCTAAACAAGATATAGCAGCTATATGAGGAGCTATTCCCCACACAAGAGCAACTGTTATTACAACTATTGGAAGTAAAATATAAGCTTTTCTCGTAAAGTAAGATAAAGGCATCAGACTTTCCTTTGATACACCTTTTAGCCCCAATCTTTTCGTTTCGAGGTCTATAAATATATATACTCCTGCATAGTACACAATAGCCGGTATAATCGCAGCAATAATAATCTTATTATAAGGAATACCTAAAAACTGAGCCATTATAAAAGCAGCAGCCCCCATTATAGGAGGCATAAGTTGTCCTCCTGTTGAAGCTACAGGTTCCACAGCACCAGCTATTTCTGGAGGATAACCTGCTTTTTTCATTAAAGGTATAGTAAAAGTCCCAGTAGTTAACACATTTGCCACGGAACTACCACTTACAGTTCCCATAAGAGCACTTGACACTACTGCAGACTTAGCAGGCCCACCAGGTTTAGTCCCAAATATGGTTATCATCAACTGAGTCATATAATCGCTTACACCTATCTTTAGTAAAAAGGCTCCAAAGAATATAAAAGCAAAAACATAAATAGTCATAACGAAAAAGGGGGTACCAAAGATACCTTGATCAAGGTAAAGATACTGAACGAATCTTGACCAGTTATAATTGGTATCTTCTATTCCTATAACAAGGAAAACGAGAACTATAGCAGGAAGTATCCATCCCAAGCTTCTTCTTGTAGCCTCTAAGACCAAAGCTATAGCTATAAGACCAAAAGGAATGTCCCATCCAGAAACCTCATAGTAGACTGTAAAGGAAGGATATCTTGCAAACATATAAAACATGCTTGAAAGACTTAAAAGAACTAAGATATAATCAAACCAATGAACTTTCGTCATGTAATCCTCCTTTAATAAAGGAGGGTAAACTAAGAAAGCTATCAAAAGCAACATTCCAAGCACAAAAGCCATTCCTTGCTTATCCTGAAAACCTTGCTGAAGAACACTTACCTCTATTCCCAATTTTGCGAGAAGATCATAAAGATAAAAATGAAACCTAAAGATAAAAAGCACCTCATACACTCCTATCAGAATGGCAGCTAATTTTACTATAAAATCAACTCGAGAAGAGTACTTTCTTGTCCTTTCTATAACAACTGTAATCTTATCTTCTAATTTATCCATTTCACTCCCTCCCAACTAAATATAATGAAAACTAAAGGTTCTTTCCTTAACTTAAACTTGACCTTACCCTCTTTCCTCATTTCTTGAACCAAGTATTTCCCGTCTAACCTTATACTAGGCCTGTTTAAAGGAATAAACCAATAGATCCATTCATTCCCTAAGAAAAGCCTCATCTCTTTGACAAAAAACCCATTTTCTATTCTATTGAAATCAATAGGTTGACCTGCATCAAACTGCTGCCATCTTGATTCTATAGCCCATATGCCATCCCCGGTTACCTTAAACTTATCTATAACCTCTGTTAACGATACACTATGAATATAAGACAGGGTTATTATAACCTCCGAATTAAAGAAGAGGGAACATATATATGTTCCCTCTTCTGTCCTTATCTCTAATAACTTTATAGGTAAAAACAGTAAAGAAGTTATCAAAATTAAGCTTAAGAAAAGCTTAGCGCTTAAGTTCTGCTGGAACCTTAAGACCTTTCTCCTCAAAGAATTTTACAGCCCCTGGATGAAGAGGCACTGTCAAACCCTCGAACGCTTCACTCATCTTTATCTGCTTAGCAAGCTGATGAGCTGTTGCGAGGTCATCAATACTTGTATAAAGTATCCTGGTTAACTCATAGACAACATCAACAGGGAGTTTTTCATCTACAACTAATGTAGCTTTAACAGCTATCGTTTGAACATTTTCATCCATTCCCTTATAAGTTCCTTTAGGAATAGTTGCTCTCACATAGAAAGGATATCCTTGCTCGTGAAGCTTCTTAACTATATCATCAGGAATAGGTATAAGCTTAACAGGAACACTAACAGCTATCATCTCAATTGCAGGTGCAGGATAACCTATTACCGTAAATTCCGCATCAACTTGACCTAAAACTAAGCTTTGAGCTGCTTCCTCAAAAGTCTGATATATCTTATTTACCTTATCCCATAAACCCGCTGCCTTAAGAACTCTCTCAGCTGTTTGAGCAACTCCGCTTCCCGCCGCCCCAACAACAACTCTCTTACCAACAAGATCCTCCAGCTTCTTCAGGCCACTATCCGCTCTTACAACTAACTGTAACGGCTCAGGATAAAGCGTAGCAACTGCCCTTAAATTCTTAACAGGGTTACCTTCAAACTGTGCCATACCCTTAATCGCATAATAGGTAACATCGTTTTGAGCTATACCCACCTGAGCTTCTCCCTTTGCAATAGCTCTTACATTTGCCACACTCGCCCCACTTGTAACTCCCTTGGCAGCCAAAACTTGACTCTTTTGATTAATAACCTTCGCCAACATAGAACCGATAGCAAAATAGACGCTTCCGGGACCGGAACCCGTGTAAATAGTTACTTCAAACTTTTCAGCAGCGATAGAATTAGATATTGGCGATAAAGCTACACATATCAAAGCTAAAATTGCAAGAATTCCTATACCTTTTTTACACATTGTTTTTCACCTCCTATATAATTCTATTAATTTTAAAATAACATTATATGAGAAGAATGTCAAGCACTGTCCATGTTTTCATATCATATACTTTTTTATATCTTCGGGAGAAAATTTACTTGCCATCATACT encodes the following:
- a CDS encoding MotA/TolQ/ExbB proton channel family protein, with product MEWFNKGGLLMYPILLCSIFAFAIFLERFFLLINKKKTIGAFKKELESLVKEKPFNVKELKEILDILIEVEVKRLSRGIGALALIARVSTLLGLLGTVLGMIEVFKKIAEGKLGDPEALASGIWVALLTTVFGLSVAIPSVFMHGILSSLVSRKEEEFTKLGEEILKDYPKNER
- a CDS encoding ABC transporter substrate-binding protein codes for the protein MKGRLIVILIIFFCLKTSILWGITIEGPFSYRINLDTPVKRIVSLSPAITETLFAIGAGTKIVGATIFDNYPEKAKLIPRVGDFSNPNLEKILQLKPDLVIGIVNIHEKLLIKLLNLGIPCYAFKLYTSLEELYLSIDILGKFTGMEKEAKELIRNIKDEFKILSEKSKKLEKRPRVFLAIWDSPLTTVSKKSYINELIEIAGGENIVSETDVFFPIYSLEKLIKISPDIIIVAEGEGSMGVSKERLLKVLDGKGLEAVKKGNVFEINGDIIFRLSPRVLEGARTLYEIFKKWSEKEE
- a CDS encoding biopolymer transporter ExbD; translation: MVRKRRVKEEETFLDLTPLIDIIFQLIIFFVLTTAFAPFAIRVDLPKAQSSPLKEERSIMINITKDERIFWKNEEINMEELLRRVEINNKNIVYLIKGDKGVKYGKVVELLDKLKKKGIEKVGLVVEPES
- a CDS encoding energy transducer TonB, with the translated sequence MNQKARFSIFFLSSLIFHLLILQCLTFPRIPLEKKVLQVTLVENTTKHLIKGEEFLKGGTTKHWKTDKSFNILSDVKLSIRNISTNKAFLNLKVTVKSQNAKYQKPFKKEANKIASQEETKENVKQSLERREIATTQERELKSEKESEEMLFIPPKPINSRKPAYPLLARKMKYEGIVVLDIEVLPDGSVGEVKIVESSGYELLDKAASEEVKNWQFIPAYRNGKPVKSIVRQKVIFKLK
- a CDS encoding iron ABC transporter permease — protein: MRIRKFSIFLFLLFTLFFSLYKGPVKLTLEEILNGSPIFWQVRLPRTVHALIVGASLAISGSVLQAVFRNPLAEPYFLGISSGAAVGAAISTLLKTNWSLELTSFIGAILSFLLVYKVSVYNGFLSTERLLLSGIGVSAFLSALIGFLLYFKGNDFHGLLFWLWGNLGISSWNNIIRITPVLVISSIFILRYSQELNLILWGDEHASQMGVDSIKIKKELVILSSLLAAVSVSSSGIIGFVGLVIPHMVRLVISPDHRKLLPFSALLGGSFLLFTDTMARILIPPIEIPVGIITALLGSPFFIYLLIRGKNNASS
- a CDS encoding ABC transporter ATP-binding protein; protein product: MLQVKDLYAGYNNKAIIKNINFSLKEGDILVLLGPNGSGKSTVIKTMSGILKPFKGNIMFNDTDLISLKPRDRAKIIATLPQSLSFDFPFSVEEVVAMGRYPHHGKGKEIVEWAIERLDLQNLRKRKITSLSGGEFKRVVIAKTLAQSSKILLLDEPMNNLDLKHQFLLYDILVELSNNGSIIICALHDINITFALASSVMLLKDGVPLAFGLPKSVLTPELLEEVFQIKFSICDRCGSFLSSHQPQDCHYTNANNY
- a CDS encoding TRAP transporter fused permease subunit, producing MDKLEDKITVVIERTRKYSSRVDFIVKLAAILIGVYEVLFIFRFHFYLYDLLAKLGIEVSVLQQGFQDKQGMAFVLGMLLLIAFLVYPPLLKEDYMTKVHWFDYILVLLSLSSMFYMFARYPSFTVYYEVSGWDIPFGLIAIALVLEATRRSLGWILPAIVLVFLVIGIEDTNYNWSRFVQYLYLDQGIFGTPFFVMTIYVFAFIFFGAFLLKIGVSDYMTQLMITIFGTKPGGPAKSAVVSSALMGTVSGSSVANVLTTGTFTIPLMKKAGYPPEIAGAVEPVASTGGQLMPPIMGAAAFIMAQFLGIPYNKIIIAAIIPAIVYYAGVYIFIDLETKRLGLKGVSKESLMPLSYFTRKAYILLPIVVITVALVWGIAPHIAAISCLGIAIWVAWISKDEISGSEKIYSIILLFTTLLMFTEDKIAKPVSFVLFVFLLFLVIAGLTYKRSISFNEKFFMSFLFIGFLALVKYMGIRKESVLFMSGVFGIVFSLLIGWFSKSDQGKAMFKATFESMIDAGRTSTSIMLAAASAGLIQGVLTMTGLVTSLGYKLVDLTGGVLILILIMSMVFSLILGMGVPTTANYVITSLVAAPAVYKAVAETGGIYMERVLGYGTPVALLAAHFFVFYFGILADLTPPVALASYAGSALAGGDFWQTSKNSVRYALAGFIGPYIYFLNPEMFLITIKTWNVMVILKILFLLSVTILMMYMLGVAVTGYFKGKINLLLRVVIGVLALVTSTLNPVLIIISIGVMTILWLMRRKEASTSITN
- a CDS encoding DUF1850 domain-containing protein; this encodes MRRKVLRFQQNLSAKLFLSLILITSLLFLPIKLLEIRTEEGTYICSLFFNSEVIITLSYIHSVSLTEVIDKFKVTGDGIWAIESRWQQFDAGQPIDFNRIENGFFVKEMRLFLGNEWIYWFIPLNRPSIRLDGKYLVQEMRKEGKVKFKLRKEPLVFIIFSWEGVKWIN
- a CDS encoding TAXI family TRAP transporter solute-binding subunit, translated to MCKKGIGILAILALICVALSPISNSIAAEKFEVTIYTGSGPGSVYFAIGSMLAKVINQKSQVLAAKGVTSGASVANVRAIAKGEAQVGIAQNDVTYYAIKGMAQFEGNPVKNLRAVATLYPEPLQLVVRADSGLKKLEDLVGKRVVVGAAGSGVAQTAERVLKAAGLWDKVNKIYQTFEEAAQSLVLGQVDAEFTVIGYPAPAIEMIAVSVPVKLIPIPDDIVKKLHEQGYPFYVRATIPKGTYKGMDENVQTIAVKATLVVDEKLPVDVVYELTRILYTSIDDLATAHQLAKQIKMSEAFEGLTVPLHPGAVKFFEEKGLKVPAELKR